A stretch of the Chlorobiota bacterium genome encodes the following:
- a CDS encoding T9SS type A sorting domain-containing protein: MKINLIQKILVLVLLLSATKFLKAQQSFSIKLTDTVRFIPSGKSHDYHLILKNLTDKEISVTAVMEDTKFPSADWSWSICMGELCFPPGSNPSAPAVIPAKGESEVKVGIVADDFAGVACFKLKFSNANEIKQFDLCSIGNVNEIIFVEKLFPNPVSNKFNITLPNNINAKSDLIIYNSNGYLVSSLQTNIENGKTEIDVSSLSNGSYQYEMIIGTKKISGSFIVIK; this comes from the coding sequence ATGAAAATAAATTTAATTCAAAAAATTTTAGTTTTAGTTTTGTTATTGTCTGCAACTAAATTTTTAAAGGCTCAACAATCTTTCAGTATAAAACTTACAGATACTGTTAGGTTTATTCCTTCTGGAAAATCTCATGATTATCATTTAATATTAAAGAATTTAACTGATAAAGAAATTTCAGTTACTGCAGTAATGGAAGATACAAAATTCCCAAGTGCCGACTGGAGTTGGAGTATTTGCATGGGTGAGCTTTGTTTTCCACCAGGAAGCAATCCATCTGCCCCAGCAGTAATTCCTGCTAAGGGTGAAAGTGAAGTTAAAGTTGGTATTGTTGCAGATGATTTTGCAGGGGTTGCTTGCTTCAAACTCAAATTTTCAAATGCTAATGAAATTAAACAATTTGATTTATGCTCAATTGGAAATGTAAATGAGATAATTTTTGTAGAAAAATTATTTCCAAATCCTGTATCAAATAAATTTAATATAACTTTACCTAACAATATTAATGCAAAATCAGATTTGATTATTTATAATTCGAATGGATATTTAGTTAGTAGTTTACAAACAAATATAGAAAATGGTAAAACTGAAATAGATGTATCCTCTTTATCTAATGGTAGCTATCAATATGAAATGATTATTGGTACAAAAAAAATTAGTGGTTCTTTTATTGTAATCAAATAG